The following are encoded together in the Robertmurraya sp. FSL R5-0851 genome:
- a CDS encoding glycosyltransferase family 1 protein, with the protein MIRVLHVVNKMNRGGIETFLMNVFRNIDRTKVQFDFLTSETSTPGDYDDEIYSLGGRIYQVPSRKQGVLNNIKLLNSFFRNHPEYKIVHAHLSSLTNVSSLRVAKKYGVSRRIVHSHNTKEGGSSLHKYIHRFNQLSLKSYATDFFACSDLAAKWMYPNELFLNKEFMVINNGIETDKFKFNMNVRNQKRKELGVENNFVIGHVGRFFSQKNHDFLIDIFKEFHDKNSDSVLMLVGDGELRSKIEKKVDALGLTGKVIFTGVRSDISELLQAMDIFVFPSLHEGLPVTLVEAQASGLPCIVSNNITKQVKITNNIQYIDLTTPISTWVEEIMEKRIKHSRRDEGQSIINAGFDIEIVAQNLQDYYLSCK; encoded by the coding sequence ATGATAAGAGTATTACACGTTGTAAATAAGATGAATAGAGGTGGTATTGAAACATTTTTAATGAATGTTTTTCGAAATATTGATCGAACTAAGGTTCAGTTCGATTTTTTAACCTCAGAAACAAGTACACCAGGTGACTATGATGATGAAATTTACTCTTTAGGAGGACGTATTTATCAAGTACCTAGCAGAAAACAAGGGGTGTTAAATAATATAAAATTATTAAATTCGTTTTTTAGGAACCATCCAGAGTATAAAATAGTGCATGCTCATTTAAGTTCATTAACCAATGTTTCATCATTAAGAGTTGCAAAAAAATATGGAGTTTCACGTAGGATTGTTCACAGTCACAATACAAAAGAAGGTGGAAGTAGCTTACACAAATATATCCATCGGTTTAATCAATTATCGCTTAAATCTTACGCTACAGATTTTTTTGCATGCTCTGACTTGGCGGCAAAGTGGATGTACCCTAATGAACTATTTTTGAATAAGGAGTTCATGGTAATAAATAATGGCATTGAAACAGATAAGTTTAAATTTAATATGAATGTTAGAAACCAAAAGCGTAAAGAATTAGGCGTTGAAAATAATTTTGTTATTGGTCATGTGGGGAGGTTTTTCTCGCAAAAAAATCATGACTTTCTGATTGATATTTTTAAAGAATTTCATGATAAAAATAGTGATAGTGTATTAATGTTAGTTGGTGATGGTGAACTTAGATCCAAAATAGAAAAAAAAGTTGATGCTCTTGGGTTAACTGGGAAAGTAATTTTTACTGGTGTTCGATCCGATATATCTGAATTACTTCAAGCTATGGATATTTTTGTATTTCCATCACTACACGAAGGATTGCCTGTTACTTTAGTTGAAGCACAGGCATCTGGTTTGCCATGTATAGTATCTAACAATATTACTAAACAGGTTAAAATTACTAATAATATACAATATATTGATTTAACAACACCCATATCAACTTGGGTTGAGGAAATTATGGAGAAACGAATAAAACATTCTAGAAGAGACGAAGGTCAGAGTATTATTAATGCTGGGTTTGATATAGAAATAGTTGCTCAAAACCTTCAAGATTATTATTTAAGTTGCAAGTAG
- a CDS encoding glycosyltransferase → MKLLFVYESLRVFEDKEGNYYTGWSQKIWDRYLNTFDNMSMICRKDTKIYEYEFANNHFELLDKDRIKFIEIPDLHSSLKSYLNKKTRLNLYKKIEQEVKASDYIIVRLPNKISVMTINLAKKYNKPFLVEVVGCAWDSLWNHSYKGKILAFSNYMSMKKALKSAPYALYVTNEFLQQRYLCDGKTIGVSDVTLPELDERVLQNRILKVNTLKDLQPIIIGTLGAINVKYKGQEYVIKAISKLKKKGYNFEYHIAGGGDNSYLKSIAEKYDVLDQVKFLGALPHEDVFQYLDNLDVYIQPSKTEGLPRALVEAMSRACPVLGSRVGGIPELVNEDFTFNNGSVSEICKLLKKIDKQTLKKEALRSFEKAKVYENSYLDKRRTSFFEEFIESVGICNDKSITRCK, encoded by the coding sequence ATGAAACTTCTGTTTGTGTATGAGTCTCTAAGGGTTTTTGAAGATAAAGAAGGAAATTATTATACCGGATGGAGTCAGAAAATATGGGATAGATACCTTAATACTTTTGATAATATGAGTATGATATGTCGAAAAGATACTAAAATATATGAATACGAGTTTGCTAACAATCATTTTGAACTCCTCGATAAGGATAGGATAAAGTTTATTGAAATTCCTGACTTACATTCATCATTAAAATCTTACTTAAATAAAAAGACACGTTTGAATTTATATAAAAAAATAGAGCAAGAGGTAAAAGCAAGTGATTATATAATTGTGAGGTTGCCTAATAAAATTAGTGTCATGACCATAAATTTGGCAAAAAAATATAATAAACCCTTCCTAGTAGAGGTGGTAGGATGTGCATGGGACTCTCTTTGGAATCATAGCTACAAGGGGAAAATATTAGCATTTTCAAATTATATGTCGATGAAAAAAGCATTAAAAAGTGCACCCTATGCTCTCTATGTAACAAATGAATTTCTACAGCAAAGATATTTGTGTGATGGAAAAACTATTGGTGTTTCAGACGTAACATTGCCTGAATTGGATGAAAGAGTGCTACAAAATCGCATACTAAAAGTTAATACCTTAAAAGATCTTCAACCAATTATAATTGGAACATTAGGAGCAATTAATGTGAAATATAAGGGACAAGAGTATGTCATTAAGGCTATTTCAAAGTTAAAAAAGAAGGGTTATAACTTCGAGTATCACATTGCTGGAGGCGGTGATAACAGTTACCTAAAGTCTATAGCAGAAAAATATGATGTACTTGATCAAGTGAAATTTTTAGGAGCACTTCCCCATGAAGATGTATTCCAATATTTAGATAATTTAGATGTGTATATTCAACCAAGTAAAACTGAAGGTTTGCCACGGGCATTAGTAGAAGCGATGAGTAGGGCTTGTCCTGTGCTTGGGTCGCGAGTTGGAGGTATACCTGAGTTAGTTAATGAAGATTTCACTTTTAATAACGGTAGTGTCAGCGAAATTTGTAAACTGCTCAAGAAAATAGATAAGCAGACTCTAAAAAAAGAAGCATTACGAAGTTTTGAAAAAGCTAAAGTATATGAAAATAGTTATCTTGATAAAAGAAGAACTTCCTTTTTTGAAGAATTTATAGAAAGTGTTGGGATATGCAATGATAAGAGTATTACACGTTGTAAATAA
- a CDS encoding glycosyltransferase family 1 protein, with translation MTIRVLHVIHGMGSGGAESLIMNIYRNIDRTKIQFDFLLRYEENMYLDEIKALGGKIYRMPPFPKHALKNYIETKKFFVNNKEYKIIHVHANALIYMSALIIAKNSGVPCRIMHSHSTKTGRKFYRIVHEINKLFIGNLATNYLACSGIAGEWMFKNKKYKVLKNAIETSKFIYNKNVREEIQTELKLEGKFVIGHVGRFLYTKNHEFIIDIFKEIYVQNNKAVLVLVGSGPLEQKIREKVIKLGLKDNVIFTGVRSDVYRLLQAFDIFVFPSHFEGLPVTLIEAQASGLRCFVSSEVSNEAKISELLEFIDLQKPAKYWANKILKYSAGYDREDMYKQIKTSGYDIKELTKNLEDFYLKQQNY, from the coding sequence ATGACAATTCGTGTACTTCATGTAATACATGGGATGGGGAGTGGCGGAGCAGAATCACTAATAATGAACATTTATAGAAATATTGATAGAACAAAGATACAGTTCGATTTTTTACTCCGTTATGAAGAGAATATGTATTTAGATGAAATTAAAGCTCTTGGTGGTAAAATTTATAGAATGCCACCTTTCCCAAAACATGCATTAAAGAACTATATTGAAACAAAAAAATTTTTTGTAAATAATAAGGAGTATAAAATTATTCATGTACATGCTAATGCATTAATATACATGAGCGCTTTAATAATAGCAAAAAATTCAGGAGTACCATGTAGGATTATGCATAGCCATAGTACAAAAACTGGAAGGAAATTTTATAGAATCGTACATGAGATTAATAAACTTTTTATTGGAAATCTAGCTACAAATTACCTAGCCTGTTCCGGTATTGCTGGAGAATGGATGTTTAAAAATAAAAAGTATAAGGTATTAAAGAATGCAATCGAAACTAGCAAATTTATATATAATAAAAATGTACGTGAAGAGATACAAACAGAATTAAAATTAGAGGGAAAGTTTGTTATTGGACATGTGGGTAGGTTTTTATATACCAAAAATCATGAATTTATTATTGATATATTTAAGGAAATCTATGTTCAAAATAATAAGGCGGTTTTAGTATTAGTAGGTAGCGGTCCATTGGAACAGAAAATAAGAGAAAAAGTTATTAAGTTGGGTCTTAAAGATAACGTAATTTTTACTGGTGTCCGAAGTGATGTATATAGACTATTACAAGCTTTTGATATATTTGTGTTTCCATCTCACTTTGAAGGGCTACCAGTTACTTTAATTGAAGCACAAGCATCTGGATTAAGATGTTTTGTATCTAGTGAAGTATCAAATGAAGCTAAAATATCTGAGTTATTGGAGTTCATAGACTTGCAAAAACCAGCAAAGTATTGGGCAAATAAGATCCTGAAATATTCCGCTGGTTATGATAGAGAGGATATGTATAAACAAATAAAAACTTCAGGATATGATATTAAAGAATTGACTAAAAATCTAGAAGATTTTTATCTAAAACAACAAAACTATTAG